The following proteins come from a genomic window of Peromyscus eremicus chromosome 23, PerEre_H2_v1, whole genome shotgun sequence:
- the LOC131898314 gene encoding acidic leucine-rich nuclear phosphoprotein 32 family member B-like, giving the protein MKKRIHLELRNQTPAAVREPVLDNCKANDGKIEGLTDEFVNLEFLSLISIGLFSVSNFPKLPKLKKLELSDNRIFGGLDRLVEELPSLTHLNLSGNKLKDISTWNLRKSWIFLKSLDLFGSEVTNLNDYRESVFKLLPQLSYLDGYDQEDQEAPDSDVEVDGVEEAPDSDAEVDDMDKEEEDEEGEEEDEDSEEEDDEEEDEDEDKDVEGEEDEDEVNGEEEEFGHDGEVDEDEEDEDEEEEESGKGEKRKRETNDEGEDD; this is encoded by the coding sequence ATGAAGAAGAGGATCCACCTGGAGCTGAGGAACCAGACCCCGGCAGCAGTTCGAGAACCTGTCTTGGACAATTGCAAAGCAAATGATGGAAAAATTGAGGGGTTAACAGATGAGTTTGTTAACCTAGAGTTCCTCAGTTTAATAAGTATAGGCTTGTTTTCAGTGTCCAATTTCCCCAAGCTACCAAAATTGAAAAAGCTTGAGCTCAGCGATAATAGGATCTTTGGAGGTCTGGACAGACTAGTAGAAGAACTTCCAAGCCTCACACATCTGAACCTGAGTGGAAATAAGCTGAAAGACATCAGCACCTGGAACCTTCGAAAAAGTTGGATTTTTCTGAAAAGCTTGGATCTGTTTGGCAGTGAGGTCACTAACCTGAATGATTACCGAGAGAGTGTCTTCAAGCTCCTGCCCCAGCTGTCCTATCTGGATGGCTATGACCAAGAGGACCAGGAAGCCCCTGACTCAGATGTGGAGGTGGATGGTGTAGAGGAAGCTCCTGACTCAGATGCAGAGGTAGATGATATGgacaaagaagaggaggatgaagaaggagaagaggaagatgaggacaGTGAAGAAGAGGATGATGAAGAGGAGGATGAAGATGAAGACAAAGATGTAGAAGGCgaagaggatgaagatgaagTCAATGGGGAGGAAGAAGAATTTGGACATGATGGAGAAGttgatgaagatgaagaagatgaggatgaagaggaggaagaaagtgggAAAggtgaaaagaggaagagagagacaaacGATGAAGGAGAAGATGATTAA